In one window of Notolabrus celidotus isolate fNotCel1 chromosome 15, fNotCel1.pri, whole genome shotgun sequence DNA:
- the per2 gene encoding period circadian protein homolog 2 isoform X5: MSEDSDSKPYHFPALEDEEGASGCTASPSCSPMPRGAQGCSSMAQLHRMGGYSQGGPDLGLQSEGSDSSGQEPSASPRSHRKNTCSRLRPEEDVEMKSSGSSGSGTESQSNESHGNESHGNESNGHESTGSSNGNSKDSALLESSESNKSSNSHSPSPPSSSNAFSLLSSEQDNPSTSGCSSQESAKAKTQKEVLKLLKELKHHLPAEKRHNNKSSTLSTLKYALRCVKQVEANEEYYQLLMTNDSQPSGLDVSSYTIEEIDSITSEYTLKNNDIFAVAVSLNTGRIVYISDQAASILNCKRDVFKNTKFVEFLTPQDVSVFYSFTTPYRLPSWSMCTGAETSPSDCMQERSFFCRISGGKGCEGDVQYYPFRMTPYRMKVQDTVHAEDQFCCLLLAERVHSGYDAPRIPTDKRIFTTTHTPSCVFQDVDERAVPLLGYLPQDLIGTPFLLHLHPNDRPIMLAIHRKILQYAGQPFDHSSIRFCARNGEYIILDTSWSSFVNPWSRKVSFVIGRHKVRMGPVNEDVFMPPAPMVGEMKTLDSDIQEVTEQIHRLLLQPVHNSGSSGYGSLTRNDHLLSMASSNESLHESSGGKQQLEEDMSCKARPRTFQEVCKGIHLQKSQEQQTVKAENKKINSKPVQKSPPVVRPKDLAAPLNWKETGLSVESSSRRSVQEEMAFSDQTVYSYQQISCLDSVVRYLESCNVPVTMKRKCQSSSNTTSSNSDDGKQKESNTMQVSEEIIEDIPVTGDIAEPSQINGGAASVVSPPSQERESYKKLGLTKQVLAAHTQKEEQVFLCRFKELRRLTALKANCSKYLERQREHTTSNDELTAPSCKQVRAGTAPTTRRGTRNRKTKSKRAKQVESSDSTVSQYRQHHLRPPLQNHGLNPTSWSRSDSSQSTFPTPYPSVMPGYPMQVYPSASSVAPHTDAIQQGFVVNQVNQAPPCPSTIPSAPYSSPMITPIVALVLPQYVYSPMAPGLPPPQPVYHPVPGGFPLQTQPFCQAAFPGQVPFTGLPSISAQNQLNSQNQYTPQAGHFAPSFYYPPSSETHQAALEGQSRSSTPQSGVGGGPASPPLFQSRCSSPLNLLELELSVDRQDNTVLSSGGQGNNMTEREKGAGGNQDMDMELKQASSRGDGNNSDLNSTSSDMLDIILHEDSCSGTGSATSGSMGSGSNGCGTSASGTSNSGTSKSRTSGSGASASGTSGSGSGSNNSSNYFGSVDSSQISQKVNSHMSSSDGRPSEMEQSENFINDIERVLREDREKLKLLQKSQPCFSEEQKKELMAVHPWIKKGCLPKAIDVKVCSCCKTSEAAAAATATDEDQPDLDIADTDSGDAGCQQRTKDEPLNPVLISCHSPSPSSQTQLSQQ; encoded by the exons ATGTCAGAAGATTCAGACTCCAAGCCCTACCACTTCCCTGCACtggaggatgaggaaggagCCTCAGGGTGCACAGCGTCCCCCTCCTGCAGCCCAATGCCAAGAGGGGCCCAGGGATGCAGCTCCATGGCTCAGCTGCACCGGATGGGTGGCTACAGCCAAGGTGGGCCCGACCTTGGCCTCCAATCCGAGGGCAGCGACAGTAGCGGCCAGGAGCCTTCTGCCTCGCCACGCAGCCACCGCAAGAACACTTGCTCTAGATTGCGCCCCGAGGAGGACGTGGAGATGAAGAGCAGCGGGTCCAGTGGAAGCGGAACTGAGTCGCAGAGCAATGAAAGCCATGGCAATGAGAGTCATGGCAACGAGAGCAACGGCCATGAGTCAACAGGCAGCTCTAATGGCAACAGTAAAGACTCGGCACTGCTGGAGTCTTCTGAAAGCAACAAGAG CTCAAACTCGCATAGTCCGTCTCCTCCCAGCAGCTCGAACGCCTTCAGTCTGCTGAGCTCGGAGCAGGACAACCCCTCAACCAGCGGCTGCAG TAGTCAGGAGTCTGCCAAAGCCAAGACCCAGAAGGAGGTGTTAAAACTTCTGAAAGAGCTGAAGCATCATCTCCCTGCTGAGAAGAGACACAATAATAAGTCCAGCACGTTGAGCACCTTGAAGTATGCGCTGCGCTGTGTCAAGCAGGTGGAAG CCAATGAAGAGTACTACCAGCTGCTGATGACCAATGACAGTCAGCCCTCAGGCCTGGATGTATCCTCTTATACGATTGAGGAGATAGACAGCATAACTTCTGAATACACCCTCAAAAACAAT GACATTTTTGCTGTGGCGGTGTCCCTCAACACGGGAAGGATCGTCTACATCTCTGATCAGGCCGCCTCCATCCTAAATTGCAAGAGAGATGTTTTCAAGAACACTAAGTTTGTTGAGTTCCTCACGCCGCAGGATGTCAGCGTGTTCTACAGCTTCACGACGCCGTACCGACTTCCCTCTTGGAGCATGTGCACTGGAGCAG AGACCTCCCCGTCAGACTGCATGCAGGAGAGGTCCTTCTTTTGTCGTATCAG tGGCGGTAAAGGGTGTGAGGGTGATGTGCAGTACTATCCGTTCCGCATGACGCCCTACAGAATGAAGGTCCAAGACACAGTACATGCCGAAGACCAGTTCTGCTGCCTCCTGCTGGCCGAGAGAGTTCACTCTGGTTATGATG CACCCAGAATTCCAACAGACAAACGAATCttcaccaccacacacactccaagttgtgtgtttcaggatgTGGATGAGAG GGCAGTTCCTCTCCTCGGGTACCTTCCCCAGGACCTGATTGGTACACCATTCCTCCTACACCTGCATCCCAATGACCGACCCATCATGCTGGCCATTCACAGAAAGA TTCTTCAATATGCAGGGCAGCCGTTTGACCACTCATCCATCCGGTTCTGTGCGCGGAATGGAGAATACATCATTCTCGACACCAGCTGGTCCAGTTTTGTCAACCCCTGGAGCCGCAAGGTCTCCTTCGTTATCGGAAGGCACAAAGTGCGGAT gGGTCCAGTGAATGAGGATGTTTTCATGCCCCCGGCCCCCATGGTTGGGGAGATGAAAACCCTGGACTCCGACATTCAGGAGGTTACTGAGCAGATCCATCGGCTGCTGCTACAG CCCGTTCACAACAGTGGATCCAGTGGCTATGGTAGTCTGACCAGAAATGACCATCTTTTGAGCATGGCCTCCTCTAACGAGAGCCTTCACGAGAGCAGCGGGGGCAAACAACAACTAGAGGAGGACATGAGCTGCAAAGCCAGACCT CGAACATTCCAGGAAGTCTGTAAGGGCATTCATCTCCAGAAGAGCCAAGAGCAGCAGACAGTCAAagcagaaaacaagaaaatcaaCAGTA AGCCTGTACAGAAGAGCCCACCAGTGGTTCGGCCCAAAGACTTGGCAGCTCCTCTCAACTGGAAGGAGACGGGGCTCAGTGTGGAGAGCAGCAGTAGACGGTCTGTTCAGGAGGAGATGGCCTTCAGTGATCAGACTGTCTACTCCTACCAGCAGATCAGCTGTCTGGACAGTGTTGTCAG GTACTTGGAGAGCTGTAATGTTCCAGTCACCATGAAGAGGAAGTGCCAGTCTTCCTCTAACACCACGTCATCCAACTCGGATGATGGCAAACAGAAAGAATCAAACACCATGCAGGTGTCTGAAG AGATCATTGAAGACATTCCAGTTACAGGGGACATAGCAGAGCCCAGCCAGATCAATGGGGGTGCTGCTTCTGTAGTTTCACCTCCCAGTCAGGAGAGGGAGTCCTACAAAAAGCTCGGGCTGACCAAGCAGGTTTTGGCAGCTCATACTCAGAAGGAGGAACAGGTCTTTCTGTGCCGCTTTAAAGAGCTTCGCAGACTCACAGCGCTCAAAGCAAACTGTTCGAAGTACCTGGAGCGCCAGAGAGAGCACACCACCAGTAATG ATGAACTTACTGCTCCGTCATGTAAGCAGGTCAGAGCGGGTACAGCGCCCACTACTCGGCGGGGAACGCGAAATAGGAAAACCAAGTCAAAGCGAGCGAAGCAGGTGGAGTCTTCAGACAGCACAGTGTCCCAATACAGACAGCATCACCTGCGGCCTCCTCTCCAAAACCATGGCCTCAACCCCACCTCTTGGTCTCGCTCTGACAGCTCACAGTCAACATTTCCCACACCCTACCCTTCCGTCATGCCGGGCTACCCCATGCAGGTTTACCCCAGTGCAAGCTCAGTAGCCCCTCACACAGATGCAATTCAACAAGGATTTGTGGTCAACCAGGTCAACCAGGCTCCTCCCTGCCCCTCAACCATCCCTTCTGCTCCGTACAGCTCACCAATGATCACCCCAATCGTGGCGCTAGTGCTGCCCCAATATGTGTACTCTCCAATGGCTCCTGGGCTACCACCACCTCAGCCAGTGTACCACCCAGTACCTGGTGGCTTCCCACTCCAAACACAACCTTTCTGTCAAGCTGCCTTTCCAGGCCAGGTCCCCTTCACTGGTCTACCTTCCATCAGTGCTCAGAACCAGCTCAACTCCCAGAACCAATACACTCCTCAAGCAGGACATTTTGCCCCATCGTTCTACTATCCTCCATCCTCGGAAACCCATCAGGCCGCCCTGGAGGGTCAGTCTCGCTCCTCCACACCACAGTCAGGAGTAGGTGGAGGCCCAGCATCTCCGCCCCTGTTCCAGTCTCGCTGCAGTTCACCGCTCAAcctgctggagctggagctctCTGTAGACAGACAGGACAACACAGTCCTGTCTTCTGGAGGACAAGGGAACAACATGACCGAAAGGGAGAAAGGAGCGGGTGGCAACCAGGACATGGACATGGAGCTGAAACAG gcAAGTTCACGTGGCGATGGCAACAACAGCGACTTAAACTCTACATCCAGTGACATGTTAGACATCATTCTCCATGAAGACTCCTGCTCAGGCACTGGCTCAGCCACCTCGGGGTCCATGGGCTCAGGCTCTAACGGCTGTGGAACTTCAGCCAGCGGTACATCCAACAGTGGAACATCTAAGAGCAGAACATCAGGCAGTGGAGCCTCAGCAAGTGGGACCTCTGGCAGTGGATCAG GAAGCAACAACAGCAGTAATTACTTTGGCAGTGTGGACTCATCCCAGATCAGCCAGAAGGTCAACAGTCACATGAGCAGCAGCGATGGACGGCCATCGGAGATGGAGCAGAGCGAAAACTTCATCAA TGACATCGAGAGAGtgctcagagaggacagagagaagctgaaactgCTGCAGAAGAGTCAGCCATGCTTTtcagaggagcagaagaaggAGCTAATGGCGGTCCACCCATGGATAAAGAAGGGATGTCTGCCAAAAGCAATAGATGTCAAG GTGTGCTCCTGTTGTAAAACctcagaggcagcagcagcagcaacagcaacagatgAGGATCAGCCAGACCTGGACATTGCTGATACAGATTCAGGGGATGCTGGCTGTCAGCAAAGGACTAAAGACGAACCTTTAAACCCTGTACTGATTTCCTGCCACAGTCCATCCCCTAGCTCTCAGACACAGCTATCCCAACAGTGA
- the per2 gene encoding period circadian protein homolog 2 isoform X3, translated as MSEDSDSKPYHFPALEDEEGASGCTASPSCSPMPRGAQGCSSMAQLHRMGGYSQGGPDLGLQSEGSDSSGQEPSASPRSHRKNTCSRLRPEEDVEMKSSGSSGSGTESQSNESHGNESHGNESNGHESTGSSNGNSKDSALLESSESNKSSNSHSPSPPSSSNAFSLLSSEQDNPSTSGCSSQESAKAKTQKEVLKLLKELKHHLPAEKRHNNKSSTLSTLKYALRCVKQVEANEEYYQLLMTNDSQPSGLDVSSYTIEEIDSITSEYTLKNNDIFAVAVSLNTGRIVYISDQAASILNCKRDVFKNTKFVEFLTPQDVSVFYSFTTPYRLPSWSMCTGAETSPSDCMQERSFFCRISGGKGCEGDVQYYPFRMTPYRMKVQDTVHAEDQFCCLLLAERVHSGYDAPRIPTDKRIFTTTHTPSCVFQDVDERAVPLLGYLPQDLIGTPFLLHLHPNDRPIMLAIHRKILQYAGQPFDHSSIRFCARNGEYIILDTSWSSFVNPWSRKVSFVIGRHKVRMGPVNEDVFMPPAPMVGEMKTLDSDIQEVTEQIHRLLLQPVHNSGSSGYGSLTRNDHLLSMASSNESLHESSGGKQQLEEDMSCKARPRTFQEVCKGIHLQKSQEQQTVKAENKKINSIEPVQKSPPVVRPKDLAAPLNWKETGLSVESSSRRSVQEEMAFSDQTVYSYQQISCLDSVVRYLESCNVPVTMKRKCQSSSNTTSSNSDDGKQKESNTMQVSEEPALLKDQSGLSALDDQDKKSSDAATAVVGTALPLPVPNKPESVMSITSQCSYSSTIVHVGDKKPQPESEIIEDIPVTGDIAEPSQINGGAASVVSPPSQERESYKKLGLTKQVLAAHTQKEEQVFLCRFKELRRLTALKANCSKYLERQREHTTSNDELTAPSCKQVRAGTAPTTRRGTRNRKTKSKRAKQVESSDSTVSQYRQHHLRPPLQNHGLNPTSWSRSDSSQSTFPTPYPSVMPGYPMQVYPSASSVAPHTDAIQQGFVVNQVNQAPPCPSTIPSAPYSSPMITPIVALVLPQYVYSPMAPGLPPPQPVYHPVPGGFPLQTQPFCQAAFPGQVPFTGLPSISAQNQLNSQNQYTPQAGHFAPSFYYPPSSETHQAALEGQSRSSTPQSGVGGGPASPPLFQSRCSSPLNLLELELSVDRQDNTVLSSGGQGNNMTEREKGAGGNQDMDMELKQASSRGDGNNSDLNSTSSDMLDIILHEDSCSGTGSATSGSMGSGSNGCGTSASGTSNSGTSKSRTSGSGASASGTSGSGSGSNNSSNYFGSVDSSQISQKVNSHMSSSDGRPSEMEQSENFINDIERVLREDREKLKLLQKSQPCFSEEQKKELMAVHPWIKKGCLPKAIDVKVCSCCKTSEAAAAATATDEDQPDLDIADTDSGDAGCQQRTKDEPLNPVLISCHSPSPSSQTQLSQQ; from the exons ATGTCAGAAGATTCAGACTCCAAGCCCTACCACTTCCCTGCACtggaggatgaggaaggagCCTCAGGGTGCACAGCGTCCCCCTCCTGCAGCCCAATGCCAAGAGGGGCCCAGGGATGCAGCTCCATGGCTCAGCTGCACCGGATGGGTGGCTACAGCCAAGGTGGGCCCGACCTTGGCCTCCAATCCGAGGGCAGCGACAGTAGCGGCCAGGAGCCTTCTGCCTCGCCACGCAGCCACCGCAAGAACACTTGCTCTAGATTGCGCCCCGAGGAGGACGTGGAGATGAAGAGCAGCGGGTCCAGTGGAAGCGGAACTGAGTCGCAGAGCAATGAAAGCCATGGCAATGAGAGTCATGGCAACGAGAGCAACGGCCATGAGTCAACAGGCAGCTCTAATGGCAACAGTAAAGACTCGGCACTGCTGGAGTCTTCTGAAAGCAACAAGAG CTCAAACTCGCATAGTCCGTCTCCTCCCAGCAGCTCGAACGCCTTCAGTCTGCTGAGCTCGGAGCAGGACAACCCCTCAACCAGCGGCTGCAG TAGTCAGGAGTCTGCCAAAGCCAAGACCCAGAAGGAGGTGTTAAAACTTCTGAAAGAGCTGAAGCATCATCTCCCTGCTGAGAAGAGACACAATAATAAGTCCAGCACGTTGAGCACCTTGAAGTATGCGCTGCGCTGTGTCAAGCAGGTGGAAG CCAATGAAGAGTACTACCAGCTGCTGATGACCAATGACAGTCAGCCCTCAGGCCTGGATGTATCCTCTTATACGATTGAGGAGATAGACAGCATAACTTCTGAATACACCCTCAAAAACAAT GACATTTTTGCTGTGGCGGTGTCCCTCAACACGGGAAGGATCGTCTACATCTCTGATCAGGCCGCCTCCATCCTAAATTGCAAGAGAGATGTTTTCAAGAACACTAAGTTTGTTGAGTTCCTCACGCCGCAGGATGTCAGCGTGTTCTACAGCTTCACGACGCCGTACCGACTTCCCTCTTGGAGCATGTGCACTGGAGCAG AGACCTCCCCGTCAGACTGCATGCAGGAGAGGTCCTTCTTTTGTCGTATCAG tGGCGGTAAAGGGTGTGAGGGTGATGTGCAGTACTATCCGTTCCGCATGACGCCCTACAGAATGAAGGTCCAAGACACAGTACATGCCGAAGACCAGTTCTGCTGCCTCCTGCTGGCCGAGAGAGTTCACTCTGGTTATGATG CACCCAGAATTCCAACAGACAAACGAATCttcaccaccacacacactccaagttgtgtgtttcaggatgTGGATGAGAG GGCAGTTCCTCTCCTCGGGTACCTTCCCCAGGACCTGATTGGTACACCATTCCTCCTACACCTGCATCCCAATGACCGACCCATCATGCTGGCCATTCACAGAAAGA TTCTTCAATATGCAGGGCAGCCGTTTGACCACTCATCCATCCGGTTCTGTGCGCGGAATGGAGAATACATCATTCTCGACACCAGCTGGTCCAGTTTTGTCAACCCCTGGAGCCGCAAGGTCTCCTTCGTTATCGGAAGGCACAAAGTGCGGAT gGGTCCAGTGAATGAGGATGTTTTCATGCCCCCGGCCCCCATGGTTGGGGAGATGAAAACCCTGGACTCCGACATTCAGGAGGTTACTGAGCAGATCCATCGGCTGCTGCTACAG CCCGTTCACAACAGTGGATCCAGTGGCTATGGTAGTCTGACCAGAAATGACCATCTTTTGAGCATGGCCTCCTCTAACGAGAGCCTTCACGAGAGCAGCGGGGGCAAACAACAACTAGAGGAGGACATGAGCTGCAAAGCCAGACCT CGAACATTCCAGGAAGTCTGTAAGGGCATTCATCTCCAGAAGAGCCAAGAGCAGCAGACAGTCAAagcagaaaacaagaaaatcaaCAGTA TAGAGCCTGTACAGAAGAGCCCACCAGTGGTTCGGCCCAAAGACTTGGCAGCTCCTCTCAACTGGAAGGAGACGGGGCTCAGTGTGGAGAGCAGCAGTAGACGGTCTGTTCAGGAGGAGATGGCCTTCAGTGATCAGACTGTCTACTCCTACCAGCAGATCAGCTGTCTGGACAGTGTTGTCAG GTACTTGGAGAGCTGTAATGTTCCAGTCACCATGAAGAGGAAGTGCCAGTCTTCCTCTAACACCACGTCATCCAACTCGGATGATGGCAAACAGAAAGAATCAAACACCATGCAGGTGTCTGAAG AACCAGCCTTGTTGAAGGATCAGTCTGGTCTCTCCGCTTTGGATGATCAAGATAAAAAGTCCAGTGACGCAGCCACAGCGGTAGTGGGCACCGCGCTGCCCCTACCTGTACCTAACAAGCCAGAAAGTGTGATGTCCATAACCAGCCAGTGTAGCTACAGTAGCACAATAGTGCATGTTGGGGACAAGAAACCTCAGCCGGAATCAG AGATCATTGAAGACATTCCAGTTACAGGGGACATAGCAGAGCCCAGCCAGATCAATGGGGGTGCTGCTTCTGTAGTTTCACCTCCCAGTCAGGAGAGGGAGTCCTACAAAAAGCTCGGGCTGACCAAGCAGGTTTTGGCAGCTCATACTCAGAAGGAGGAACAGGTCTTTCTGTGCCGCTTTAAAGAGCTTCGCAGACTCACAGCGCTCAAAGCAAACTGTTCGAAGTACCTGGAGCGCCAGAGAGAGCACACCACCAGTAATG ATGAACTTACTGCTCCGTCATGTAAGCAGGTCAGAGCGGGTACAGCGCCCACTACTCGGCGGGGAACGCGAAATAGGAAAACCAAGTCAAAGCGAGCGAAGCAGGTGGAGTCTTCAGACAGCACAGTGTCCCAATACAGACAGCATCACCTGCGGCCTCCTCTCCAAAACCATGGCCTCAACCCCACCTCTTGGTCTCGCTCTGACAGCTCACAGTCAACATTTCCCACACCCTACCCTTCCGTCATGCCGGGCTACCCCATGCAGGTTTACCCCAGTGCAAGCTCAGTAGCCCCTCACACAGATGCAATTCAACAAGGATTTGTGGTCAACCAGGTCAACCAGGCTCCTCCCTGCCCCTCAACCATCCCTTCTGCTCCGTACAGCTCACCAATGATCACCCCAATCGTGGCGCTAGTGCTGCCCCAATATGTGTACTCTCCAATGGCTCCTGGGCTACCACCACCTCAGCCAGTGTACCACCCAGTACCTGGTGGCTTCCCACTCCAAACACAACCTTTCTGTCAAGCTGCCTTTCCAGGCCAGGTCCCCTTCACTGGTCTACCTTCCATCAGTGCTCAGAACCAGCTCAACTCCCAGAACCAATACACTCCTCAAGCAGGACATTTTGCCCCATCGTTCTACTATCCTCCATCCTCGGAAACCCATCAGGCCGCCCTGGAGGGTCAGTCTCGCTCCTCCACACCACAGTCAGGAGTAGGTGGAGGCCCAGCATCTCCGCCCCTGTTCCAGTCTCGCTGCAGTTCACCGCTCAAcctgctggagctggagctctCTGTAGACAGACAGGACAACACAGTCCTGTCTTCTGGAGGACAAGGGAACAACATGACCGAAAGGGAGAAAGGAGCGGGTGGCAACCAGGACATGGACATGGAGCTGAAACAG gcAAGTTCACGTGGCGATGGCAACAACAGCGACTTAAACTCTACATCCAGTGACATGTTAGACATCATTCTCCATGAAGACTCCTGCTCAGGCACTGGCTCAGCCACCTCGGGGTCCATGGGCTCAGGCTCTAACGGCTGTGGAACTTCAGCCAGCGGTACATCCAACAGTGGAACATCTAAGAGCAGAACATCAGGCAGTGGAGCCTCAGCAAGTGGGACCTCTGGCAGTGGATCAG GAAGCAACAACAGCAGTAATTACTTTGGCAGTGTGGACTCATCCCAGATCAGCCAGAAGGTCAACAGTCACATGAGCAGCAGCGATGGACGGCCATCGGAGATGGAGCAGAGCGAAAACTTCATCAA TGACATCGAGAGAGtgctcagagaggacagagagaagctgaaactgCTGCAGAAGAGTCAGCCATGCTTTtcagaggagcagaagaaggAGCTAATGGCGGTCCACCCATGGATAAAGAAGGGATGTCTGCCAAAAGCAATAGATGTCAAG GTGTGCTCCTGTTGTAAAACctcagaggcagcagcagcagcaacagcaacagatgAGGATCAGCCAGACCTGGACATTGCTGATACAGATTCAGGGGATGCTGGCTGTCAGCAAAGGACTAAAGACGAACCTTTAAACCCTGTACTGATTTCCTGCCACAGTCCATCCCCTAGCTCTCAGACACAGCTATCCCAACAGTGA